A region from the Mucilaginibacter sp. CSA2-8R genome encodes:
- a CDS encoding amino acid permease codes for MTQAPSLNRTINRLPAVLLVISAIVGSGIFKKIAPMSAGLGSPKLILTCWVVAGLLSLIGALCTAELAAMMPGSGGEYVYFKRVYGKFFSFLYGWGNLTVMKSATIAALAYIFAESFNALIKLPDITIPALGTIGDNASIKMLATALIITLSWVNYRGVMFGERLSRFLIIGIIVVILGSVVAAFTSGHGSVANFSHDVHPPEGWQLLTAFFAASLSAFWGYEGWNNIGYIGEEIKNPQKNLPIALGLGTIAVILLYLVVNAVYLYVLPVEQLAAIHGMANQIAAVEVARILSGNAGAVILSVLILLTTFTCANSTILMSSRILFAMARDGLFISSTGKIHPVYQTPSKAIMWQCIWAIALLWSGNFDQLTDLLIFASFLFYGSTAVGVIVMRIKEPDTYRPYKTIGYPVLPALFALFCLTLVGVTIVQQPKQALTGLLLIFSGVPVYLYYIKKGRAISK; via the coding sequence ATGACCCAGGCACCATCACTCAATAGAACGATCAACCGGCTTCCGGCAGTTTTACTCGTAATTAGTGCTATTGTAGGCTCCGGAATCTTTAAAAAGATTGCACCGATGTCTGCCGGGCTGGGATCACCAAAACTGATTTTGACTTGCTGGGTGGTAGCCGGTTTACTGAGTCTGATCGGTGCGCTGTGCACGGCAGAACTTGCGGCTATGATGCCCGGCTCCGGTGGCGAGTATGTTTACTTTAAGAGAGTTTATGGTAAGTTCTTTTCTTTCCTTTACGGCTGGGGCAATCTTACGGTGATGAAATCGGCAACGATTGCGGCACTGGCCTATATTTTTGCAGAATCATTTAACGCCTTAATTAAGTTGCCGGATATCACTATCCCTGCTTTAGGGACGATTGGTGATAACGCCAGTATAAAGATGCTGGCCACTGCATTGATCATTACGCTCAGTTGGGTAAATTACCGGGGGGTAATGTTTGGCGAACGACTTAGCCGCTTTTTGATTATCGGTATTATTGTGGTCATATTAGGTTCGGTTGTAGCGGCATTTACCTCAGGCCACGGCAGTGTGGCTAATTTTTCACACGATGTTCATCCGCCCGAAGGCTGGCAGCTGCTTACTGCCTTTTTTGCGGCATCGCTTAGTGCGTTTTGGGGTTACGAAGGGTGGAATAATATCGGTTACATTGGTGAGGAAATCAAAAATCCACAAAAAAACCTGCCTATAGCTTTAGGCTTGGGTACCATCGCCGTTATTCTGCTGTACTTAGTGGTCAACGCAGTTTACTTATATGTTTTGCCGGTGGAGCAGTTGGCGGCCATTCATGGTATGGCAAATCAAATTGCCGCTGTAGAGGTAGCGCGAATTTTAAGCGGTAATGCCGGCGCGGTAATACTCTCCGTCCTTATTTTGCTCACCACCTTTACCTGTGCCAACAGTACCATCCTGATGTCGTCCCGGATATTGTTTGCCATGGCGCGTGATGGGCTGTTTATATCAAGCACCGGAAAAATTCATCCTGTTTACCAAACACCATCAAAAGCAATTATGTGGCAATGTATATGGGCTATTGCTTTGCTCTGGTCGGGCAACTTCGATCAGCTCACCGACTTGCTTATTTTTGCCTCTTTTTTGTTTTACGGTTCTACCGCCGTTGGTGTAATTGTGATGCGTATCAAGGAGCCTGATACTTATCGTCCTTATAAAACAATAGGCTATCCCGTGTTGCCTGCACTTTTTGCTTTGTTTTGCCTTACACTGGTTGGGGTTACCATAGTTCAACAACCTAAGCAGGCCCTCACTGGGCTCCTGCTTATTTTTTCGGGCGTGCCTGTGTATCTGTATTATATAAAAAAAGGCAGGGCGATTAGTAAATAG
- a CDS encoding serine hydrolase domain-containing protein: protein MNDISNLKRLIIMLMMVSITRSASAQVSQAESEIRDIMKELTAAGISVAVVKNNHIIYTHSFGVSDVESQKPLTDDNIFRIASISKSFSATSIMQLIEAKKCSLDDDFSNLVGFKVRNPKYPDVVITLRMVMSHTSSVNDSQGYFTLDTINPGKNPNFAKCYNTYSPGAGYEYCNLNYNMVGAVIERLSGERFDQYVKHHILDPLGLYGGYCVDSLDHSRFAKLYEYDSVSKQLVYAPLAYNPRSQEVKNYLIGYDTPIFSPTGGMKISATDLAKYMMMHMNYGKLNGVRIISKKSSRTMQTKVSDGEGGYGLALRHSHDLIEHKDMVGHTGSSYGLTSGMFFEPKEKFGIVVICNGSNQAYYPGSDDINMLNRKTINVLYKYFIK from the coding sequence ATGAATGACATAAGTAATTTGAAACGTTTGATAATTATGCTGATGATGGTATCCATAACCCGGTCTGCATCCGCACAAGTGTCGCAAGCCGAATCCGAGATCAGAGATATTATGAAAGAGCTTACCGCTGCTGGGATATCAGTAGCGGTGGTTAAAAATAATCACATTATTTATACGCATTCGTTTGGGGTATCGGATGTCGAAAGTCAAAAACCACTTACCGACGATAATATCTTTAGGATTGCCTCTATATCCAAATCTTTTTCCGCTACGTCAATTATGCAATTGATAGAGGCAAAAAAGTGCTCGCTCGATGATGATTTTAGTAATTTGGTCGGTTTTAAGGTACGAAATCCCAAATATCCCGATGTGGTAATCACCCTGAGAATGGTGATGTCGCACACCTCGAGTGTAAATGATAGTCAGGGTTATTTTACCCTAGATACCATTAATCCTGGCAAGAACCCCAATTTTGCCAAGTGTTATAATACATATTCACCAGGTGCCGGTTACGAATATTGTAATCTCAACTATAACATGGTAGGCGCCGTGATTGAGCGATTGTCAGGTGAACGTTTTGACCAGTACGTGAAGCACCATATACTGGATCCGTTGGGTTTGTATGGCGGTTACTGCGTAGATTCTCTTGACCATAGTCGCTTTGCAAAACTCTATGAGTATGATAGCGTATCAAAACAATTAGTTTATGCACCGCTGGCCTACAATCCACGCAGCCAGGAAGTGAAAAATTATTTGATAGGCTATGACACGCCCATCTTCTCGCCAACAGGTGGCATGAAAATCTCTGCTACCGACCTGGCCAAGTATATGATGATGCATATGAATTACGGTAAGCTCAATGGTGTACGCATTATTTCAAAGAAAAGCTCGCGAACTATGCAAACGAAAGTGTCGGACGGGGAGGGTGGATACGGACTGGCACTTCGTCATTCGCATGATTTAATTGAGCATAAAGACATGGTGGGACATACCGGATCATCTTATGGTCTCACCAGTGGTATGTTCTTTGAGCCAAAAGAAAAATTTGGAATCGTTGTGATCTGTAATGGCAGTAACCAAGCTTACTATCCGGGTAGTGATGATATTAATATGCTCAACCGTAAAACGATCAATGTGCTGTATAAGTATTTTATCAAATAG
- the glpT gene encoding glycerol-3-phosphate transporter, with translation MINIFSPAAHQTPLPENQVDEKYQVMRWQVFIGIFLGYAGYYLVRKNFSLVMPDLVKLGYTKSSLGFALSAGGIAYGLSKFLMGNLSDRSNARYFLSIGLLLSAICMIVMGTMSWATSSVIIMFAILLINGWFQGMGWAPCGRVVVHWFSTRERGRTMSVWNCAHNVGGALMGAVVYLAIVLLASWQSKLYLPGCVALAFAFIAFLLVRDTPQSVGLPPIEAYKNDYPKNYSSSHENELTAKEIFFNFVFNNRLLWYIAFANAFVYLIRQGIQDWAPTYLTEVKHLTQKDISWSYSYFEIAGIPGTLICGWMSDKIFKGRRAPATIIYMLLIIMAVLVYWQCPVNNLLIANASLISIGFLIYGPVMLIGVQALDLVPKKAAGTAAGLTCFFGYMGSALFANIAIGQVIDRFGWSASFYVIIVACVLSIFFTALTWKREKANLLDSTGNFN, from the coding sequence ATGATAAACATATTTTCGCCCGCAGCTCATCAAACGCCACTGCCGGAAAATCAGGTTGACGAAAAATATCAGGTTATGCGCTGGCAAGTATTTATCGGCATATTTTTAGGATATGCTGGTTACTACCTCGTCAGGAAGAACTTTTCGTTAGTCATGCCCGACCTGGTAAAACTGGGGTACACAAAATCAAGTTTAGGATTTGCCTTATCAGCCGGAGGTATTGCTTACGGCTTAAGTAAGTTTTTAATGGGCAATCTGTCTGACCGCAGCAACGCACGGTACTTTTTGAGTATTGGCTTACTATTATCAGCAATCTGTATGATTGTAATGGGAACCATGTCGTGGGCTACTTCATCGGTAATAATCATGTTTGCCATATTATTAATTAATGGCTGGTTTCAGGGCATGGGCTGGGCGCCATGCGGCCGGGTGGTCGTGCATTGGTTTTCTACCCGAGAACGCGGCCGCACCATGTCTGTCTGGAACTGTGCACATAATGTGGGCGGTGCATTAATGGGCGCAGTAGTCTATTTAGCTATTGTCCTTTTGGCATCGTGGCAAAGCAAGTTATATCTCCCCGGGTGCGTAGCTTTGGCATTTGCTTTCATCGCTTTTTTACTGGTACGCGATACGCCACAATCAGTGGGGCTGCCACCGATAGAAGCTTACAAAAATGACTACCCTAAAAATTATTCATCCTCTCATGAAAATGAATTAACAGCGAAGGAAATATTTTTCAATTTCGTTTTTAATAACCGCCTGTTGTGGTATATAGCTTTTGCTAATGCATTTGTGTATCTGATAAGGCAAGGTATTCAGGACTGGGCTCCTACTTATCTAACAGAGGTAAAACATTTAACCCAAAAAGATATCAGCTGGTCGTATTCCTACTTCGAAATTGCAGGCATCCCCGGTACACTGATTTGTGGCTGGATGAGCGATAAAATATTTAAGGGGCGGCGTGCACCAGCCACCATTATATATATGTTGCTCATCATTATGGCTGTGCTGGTGTATTGGCAATGCCCGGTTAATAATTTGTTAATAGCTAACGCCTCGTTAATCTCTATTGGATTTCTTATTTATGGCCCGGTAATGTTGATAGGTGTACAGGCCCTTGATTTAGTGCCCAAAAAGGCAGCTGGAACGGCGGCCGGCCTTACCTGTTTTTTTGGGTATATGGGCAGTGCATTATTTGCTAATATTGCTATCGGTCAGGTCATAGACCGTTTTGGTTGGAGTGCATCTTTTTATGTAATTATAGTAGCTTGTGTACTATCTATATTTTTTACAGCGCTGACGTGGAAAAGAGAAAAAGCCAACTTGTTAGATAGTACAGGTAACTTTAATTAA
- a CDS encoding DUF5694 domain-containing protein — translation MKSNLLSGKVVLRLFLITLLILTNAVLTHAQKNKAFNPAAAKKQLGLPPTKVMVLGVWHLDAASSKFQTAWLEPVLCRLRAYNPQVILTEALPGEQVMGLDAYAAYHGDAGKYAGPTLEMAKTAQAELHLSAAEALVKADSLAEKGSLSPAQRRRLAALFVAAAEPFSATVQWMRLGAGDRIAQDGISASLAKRLTRFAELRSELSSIAARVAADVGLERVYGAGDHASDVALPDNKDMQAAVNAEPGLKELFNHNTKAFHAFREDTMKLSSAEQVMPMFKWKNSPRFAEMDADAQWFSMLRSTKMGRLGRQRVAAWEAQNLQMAVAIREATAAIAGGRALLVVGAAHKPFIEAYLRMFTDIEIVSVPDLLNSAPAGCAS, via the coding sequence ATGAAATCAAATTTACTATCCGGCAAAGTGGTTCTTCGTCTATTCTTAATCACTCTTTTAATACTTACTAATGCGGTATTGACTCACGCCCAAAAAAACAAAGCATTCAACCCGGCAGCTGCCAAAAAACAACTAGGCTTGCCGCCAACCAAAGTGATGGTGCTAGGGGTATGGCATCTTGATGCAGCTTCCAGTAAGTTTCAGACAGCCTGGCTGGAACCTGTTTTATGTCGCTTGCGGGCCTACAATCCCCAAGTCATTCTGACCGAAGCCTTACCCGGTGAGCAAGTGATGGGACTGGATGCTTACGCAGCTTATCATGGAGATGCCGGAAAGTATGCCGGACCAACCCTGGAAATGGCTAAAACAGCTCAAGCCGAGCTCCATCTCAGCGCAGCTGAAGCGTTGGTTAAGGCAGATAGTTTAGCTGAAAAGGGATCGCTGAGCCCGGCTCAGCGGAGGCGCCTGGCAGCGCTGTTTGTTGCTGCGGCCGAGCCTTTCTCTGCAACGGTTCAATGGATGCGCCTGGGGGCCGGTGACCGGATAGCTCAGGACGGCATATCGGCTTCGCTGGCTAAGCGTTTAACCCGCTTTGCCGAATTGCGCAGTGAACTGTCATCCATAGCGGCCAGGGTGGCCGCTGATGTGGGCCTGGAACGCGTTTATGGGGCAGGCGATCATGCCAGCGATGTGGCATTGCCGGACAATAAAGACATGCAGGCAGCGGTCAATGCGGAGCCGGGCCTTAAGGAACTTTTTAATCATAACACGAAGGCTTTTCACGCCTTTCGGGAAGATACCATGAAACTGAGTTCTGCAGAGCAAGTGATGCCGATGTTCAAGTGGAAAAACTCGCCTCGCTTTGCTGAAATGGATGCCGATGCGCAATGGTTTTCTATGCTTCGAAGTACCAAAATGGGCCGGCTGGGCCGTCAGCGCGTTGCGGCATGGGAGGCGCAGAACTTACAAATGGCCGTAGCTATACGCGAGGCAACCGCAGCCATTGCCGGAGGCCGTGCGCTACTGGTAGTGGGTGCAGCGCACAAGCCATTTATTGAAGCTTACCTGAGGATGTTTACCGATATTGAAATTGTATCGGTACCTGACCTGCTCAATTCTGCTCCAGCCGGCTGTGCTAGTTGA
- a CDS encoding glycoside hydrolase family 125 protein: MRRSTFLQNAGLLTGSLLFNKSLFAQGLAFESKRPPLAQRNFTSTAIEDVITKFKSKVKDKELAWLFENCFPNTLDTTVFFADRDGAPDTYVITGDIDAMWLRDSSAQVWPYLSFLKNDTKLQQLIAGVINRQTYFIQQDPYANAFYKDTSKVSRWASDRTDMKPGIHERKWEIDSLCYPIRLAYRYWKETGDVKPFNANWKESVQLILKTFKEQQRKTDHGPYHFQRATEGAIGTLPMKGYGFPVKPNGLICSMFRPSDDATIFPFLIPSNFFAVVSLKQAAEIVNAIFKDNILATNLENLATEVHQALRQSAIVRHPTFGKIYAFEVDGYGNHNLMDDANLPSLLSLPYLNALKVQDQVYQNTRRFVLSGSNPYFYQGNMAEGTGGPHVGRDNMVWPLGIIARGLTSTNDAEIRHCIAMLKATHAGTGFIHETFNQDNPADFTRKWFAWGNTIFGEFSWKTLTTKPHLLNA, from the coding sequence ATGCGCAGAAGTACCTTTTTGCAAAATGCAGGATTGCTTACGGGCAGCTTGCTTTTCAATAAATCCTTATTCGCTCAAGGTTTAGCTTTTGAAAGTAAGCGGCCGCCTTTAGCTCAACGTAACTTTACCAGTACCGCTATAGAGGATGTTATTACAAAGTTTAAATCGAAGGTAAAAGACAAAGAACTGGCCTGGCTTTTTGAAAATTGTTTCCCAAATACTTTAGATACAACTGTTTTTTTTGCCGACAGAGATGGTGCGCCCGATACCTATGTAATTACCGGCGACATTGATGCGATGTGGCTTCGTGATAGTTCGGCCCAAGTTTGGCCTTACTTATCTTTTTTAAAAAACGACACTAAACTTCAGCAACTGATTGCAGGCGTCATCAACCGACAAACTTACTTCATACAGCAAGACCCCTATGCTAACGCATTTTATAAAGACACGTCGAAAGTAAGCCGCTGGGCCAGTGACCGTACTGATATGAAACCTGGCATTCATGAGCGTAAGTGGGAAATTGATTCGTTGTGTTACCCTATCAGGCTGGCATACCGTTACTGGAAAGAAACGGGCGATGTTAAACCCTTTAACGCCAACTGGAAGGAGTCTGTACAGCTCATCTTGAAAACCTTTAAAGAACAACAACGCAAAACCGATCACGGACCGTACCATTTTCAGCGGGCAACTGAAGGCGCTATCGGCACATTGCCGATGAAAGGCTATGGTTTTCCCGTGAAACCCAACGGCCTTATCTGCTCAATGTTCAGGCCCAGTGATGATGCCACCATTTTTCCCTTCCTGATACCGTCAAACTTTTTTGCCGTAGTAAGCTTAAAACAAGCTGCCGAAATAGTCAATGCTATTTTTAAAGATAACATTTTGGCCACTAATTTGGAGAACCTGGCGACCGAAGTTCATCAAGCGCTGCGCCAATCTGCCATCGTTCGGCACCCAACGTTTGGAAAGATATATGCCTTTGAGGTGGACGGATATGGCAACCATAATTTAATGGATGATGCTAACCTACCCAGCTTGCTATCCCTGCCTTACTTAAATGCGCTTAAAGTCCAGGACCAGGTTTACCAAAACACACGCCGCTTTGTATTATCGGGCAGTAATCCTTATTTCTACCAGGGAAATATGGCTGAAGGTACGGGTGGCCCGCACGTCGGCCGCGACAATATGGTATGGCCATTGGGCATCATTGCCCGCGGGCTAACCAGCACTAACGATGCCGAGATCAGGCATTGCATTGCTATGCTAAAAGCTACGCATGCCGGCACCGGCTTTATTCACGAAACGTTCAACCAAGACAACCCGGCCGATTTTACGCGCAAATGGTTTGCCTGGGGAAACACCATATTTGGCGAATTTTCATGGAAGACTTTGACTACAAAGCCCCATTTGTTAAATGCCTAA
- a CDS encoding DUF1343 domain-containing protein, with translation MKISLLFLTMLSCIGWNEVHPVRLTHITTVKKGLIPGADQTEMYLPYLKAKKIGMVVNPSSLISGKPSVDSLKALGVNIVKIFGPEHGFRGNASNGAHVDDSVDPKTGIPVVSLYGKSGKPASADLAGIDLMIYDLQDVGARYFTYLATLHRVMEACAENNKELLILDRPNPNGYMVDGPVLNMKLKSGIGYHPVPIAHGMTVGEYAQMINGEGWLANAVKCKLKIIKVARYKHSMPYTLAIPPSPNLNTQQSVLLYPSLCLFEGTIISQGRGTYMPFTVLGNPDLKGRYDFTFTPVGIPGMSETPLFQNVACYGLDLRHYNTAQLLKSKRLNLSWLLEMYKAYPYKEKFFDSSQSKQIGNFDKLAGTTDLKAQIIAGKSEEEIRKSWEANLTKFRHMRQKYLLYAD, from the coding sequence ATGAAGATATCTTTGCTCTTTTTGACTATGTTAAGTTGTATAGGCTGGAATGAAGTGCATCCGGTACGGCTAACACACATTACAACAGTAAAAAAGGGGTTGATACCCGGCGCCGACCAAACTGAAATGTATTTGCCTTACTTGAAAGCCAAAAAGATAGGCATGGTTGTTAACCCATCATCGCTTATTTCGGGTAAACCCAGTGTTGATAGTCTGAAAGCGCTTGGCGTAAACATTGTAAAAATATTTGGTCCCGAACACGGTTTTAGGGGCAATGCTAGTAACGGCGCACATGTTGATGATAGCGTTGATCCTAAAACAGGCATACCGGTAGTGTCATTGTACGGCAAAAGCGGCAAACCAGCGTCGGCAGACCTGGCGGGCATAGATCTGATGATTTATGATCTTCAGGATGTAGGTGCAAGGTACTTTACCTATTTGGCTACCCTGCACCGTGTGATGGAAGCCTGTGCCGAAAATAATAAAGAACTGTTGATTCTCGACCGCCCTAACCCTAACGGATATATGGTAGATGGCCCGGTGCTGAATATGAAACTCAAGTCGGGCATTGGTTATCATCCGGTGCCTATTGCTCATGGGATGACGGTGGGTGAATATGCACAAATGATAAATGGCGAAGGCTGGCTGGCTAATGCCGTAAAATGTAAGCTCAAAATTATAAAAGTAGCTCGTTATAAACACAGTATGCCCTATACACTTGCTATACCGCCATCACCAAATTTGAACACGCAACAGTCAGTGTTGTTATATCCGTCGCTGTGTTTGTTTGAAGGAACCATCATTAGCCAGGGCAGAGGTACTTATATGCCTTTCACAGTGCTGGGTAACCCGGATTTGAAGGGGAGATACGATTTTACCTTTACACCCGTTGGCATTCCCGGCATGAGCGAAACGCCGTTATTTCAAAATGTAGCCTGCTATGGCTTAGATCTTCGTCATTACAATACCGCCCAATTGCTCAAAAGCAAGCGATTAAATCTTAGCTGGCTACTGGAGATGTACAAAGCGTATCCGTATAAAGAAAAATTCTTCGATTCGAGCCAGAGCAAGCAGATTGGTAATTTTGATAAACTCGCCGGAACAACTGATTTGAAAGCGCAAATTATTGCCGGTAAGAGTGAAGAAGAGATTAGAAAAAGTTGGGAAGCTAATTTAACAAAGTTCAGGCACATGCGTCAGAAGTATCTTTTATATGCTGATTAG
- a CDS encoding cystathionine gamma-synthase family protein produces MEFSEYKTGTAAVWAGEENAAGAVAQPVNNSVAFAYTDLDEWYDVATGKSEGYIYSRNTNPTVAVLEEKIRVMEGAEAATSFATGMGAISNTLFTFLKPGKKVVSVKDTYGGTSKLFLDFLPGMNVEVKLHDTTDHEALEAEVAKGCDLLYLETPTNPTLKIIDIKRLAAAAKKVGAITVVDNTFATPINQNPLTLGVDLVIHSATKFLCGHSDAMGGLLAGKKELVQKVFQYREITGASLQANPAYMIARGMKTLELRIERQNASAMKIAHYLKAHPKVSNVFYPGLETHPGHETAKQQMRGFGGILSFSLKGDYELVKKFLPSLKLVHLAASLGSVSTLAGPPRTTSHVELTEGQRALLGIPESLIRYSVGIENVDDLLHDLDQALAAL; encoded by the coding sequence ATGGAATTTTCTGAGTATAAAACAGGTACCGCAGCCGTTTGGGCAGGCGAAGAAAACGCGGCAGGTGCGGTAGCGCAGCCTGTCAACAACAGCGTTGCCTTTGCTTATACCGACCTTGATGAATGGTATGATGTAGCCACCGGCAAATCCGAAGGCTATATTTACAGCCGCAATACTAATCCAACGGTAGCCGTACTGGAAGAAAAGATTCGCGTGATGGAAGGCGCAGAGGCTGCTACTTCGTTTGCTACGGGTATGGGAGCAATCAGTAATACCTTGTTTACTTTTTTAAAGCCGGGTAAAAAAGTAGTATCCGTTAAAGATACGTATGGCGGTACCAGTAAGCTGTTTCTCGATTTTTTGCCTGGCATGAACGTGGAAGTTAAGCTGCATGACACTACCGATCATGAGGCGCTGGAAGCTGAGGTAGCCAAAGGCTGTGACCTGCTTTACCTGGAAACGCCAACCAATCCCACTTTAAAGATTATTGATATCAAAAGATTAGCGGCGGCTGCAAAAAAGGTGGGCGCTATCACCGTTGTTGATAACACGTTTGCAACGCCGATTAATCAAAATCCGCTGACACTGGGCGTAGATTTGGTTATTCATAGCGCAACCAAATTTCTTTGCGGTCATTCTGATGCGATGGGTGGATTATTAGCAGGTAAAAAGGAATTAGTTCAAAAAGTATTTCAATACCGCGAAATCACAGGCGCGAGCCTGCAGGCTAACCCAGCTTACATGATAGCACGTGGCATGAAAACACTGGAACTGCGTATTGAGCGGCAAAACGCTTCGGCCATGAAGATAGCCCATTACCTTAAAGCGCACCCCAAGGTGAGTAATGTATTTTACCCTGGCTTAGAAACACATCCAGGGCATGAGACAGCCAAACAACAGATGCGCGGCTTCGGCGGTATTTTAAGTTTCTCGCTGAAAGGGGACTACGAATTAGTAAAGAAATTTCTACCCTCATTAAAGCTGGTACACCTGGCCGCAAGTTTAGGTTCGGTTAGTACCCTTGCCGGTCCGCCGCGAACAACAAGCCATGTAGAACTTACCGAAGGGCAGCGCGCTTTGTTAGGCATACCAGAGAGCCTGATCAGGTACTCGGTAGGCATTGAGAATGTAGATGACTTGTTGCATGATCTTGATCAAGCATTAGCAGCATTGTAG
- a CDS encoding serine hydrolase, with amino-acid sequence MKIKILISTLLLIQAAAVSTYAQKQHQVNEQLLKDSKKAEQSTVLLNNVSGTVPIVNLASNKIASVNFGIKHSAVLDSMMNNYTVVKSFTASAYQSGGNTLANLSYDLKFYNTLILEVNGTALNDAKLMEFIADNLKSKTIIMAAFGDVDMIGKLKMLKVPLIWTAKESAASVNYIAQAIFGGRPLTAKLPSTVSSEYRKGAGFTTQTTRLSFTVPEEVGIDVATLRNPIDSIVHEAITKRATPSAVVMVIKDGKVIFDQAYGYHTYEPITPTQPTDIYDLASITKTTATTPSVMRLVEQGKLKLDTTISAYIPKARETDKKNILVRQVMLHQAGFTPFIPFYKSIKPDDFSRDSSAAYPVKAGERYFFRKDYFKEVMWPKMLNSPLNDTSKYVYSDLSMYFMREIVEGLSNQYLEDYVQENFYRPLGMQTAGYLPLYRFGKERIIPTEVDTLYRDTLLLGYVHDPGAAMAGGVSGHAGLFSSATDLGIYYQMLLNGGSYGGKQYFKPETVKEFTAKQSDKSNRGYGFDRKRPNSSYPSAYASLNTFGHTGYTGTRVWVDQDQKLIFILLTNRVHPVTSPLLSDLAITQRIFDAIYKAFHVNKKQ; translated from the coding sequence ATGAAGATCAAAATATTGATAAGCACTTTACTGCTCATTCAGGCAGCGGCGGTTAGCACCTATGCACAAAAACAGCATCAGGTGAATGAGCAGCTATTAAAGGATAGTAAAAAGGCGGAACAATCCACAGTGTTGCTCAACAATGTATCGGGTACTGTGCCAATCGTGAACTTGGCCAGTAACAAAATTGCCAGCGTTAACTTTGGCATCAAGCATTCTGCAGTGCTTGATAGTATGATGAACAATTACACCGTCGTTAAAAGCTTTACAGCGTCTGCTTATCAATCTGGGGGGAACACCCTGGCCAATCTAAGCTACGATCTCAAATTTTATAATACGCTCATCCTCGAAGTAAACGGCACTGCCTTGAATGACGCGAAACTTATGGAATTTATTGCCGATAATCTTAAAAGTAAAACAATCATCATGGCTGCCTTCGGTGATGTGGATATGATTGGTAAATTAAAAATGCTTAAGGTGCCGCTTATCTGGACAGCAAAAGAGTCGGCGGCATCGGTAAATTATATAGCGCAAGCCATTTTTGGCGGAAGGCCGCTCACGGCAAAACTCCCGTCTACCGTTTCGTCTGAGTATCGTAAAGGTGCCGGGTTTACCACACAAACTACCCGTTTAAGTTTTACAGTACCCGAAGAGGTGGGTATTGACGTTGCTACGCTACGAAATCCTATTGATAGCATTGTGCACGAAGCTATAACCAAAAGAGCTACACCAAGTGCAGTGGTTATGGTAATAAAAGATGGTAAGGTTATTTTTGACCAAGCGTATGGTTATCATACTTACGAACCCATTACACCAACCCAGCCGACAGATATTTACGACCTGGCCTCTATTACTAAAACAACCGCTACGACCCCTTCGGTGATGCGCCTGGTAGAACAGGGCAAACTTAAACTGGATACCACCATTAGCGCTTATATACCCAAGGCGCGCGAAACAGATAAAAAAAATATACTGGTAAGGCAGGTAATGTTGCACCAGGCAGGCTTCACGCCATTTATTCCGTTTTACAAAAGCATTAAGCCAGACGATTTTAGCAGAGATTCTTCTGCTGCTTATCCCGTTAAGGCAGGCGAACGATATTTTTTCAGAAAGGATTACTTTAAGGAGGTGATGTGGCCAAAAATGCTGAATTCGCCGCTCAATGATACTTCAAAATATGTGTACAGTGACCTGAGTATGTACTTTATGAGGGAAATTGTGGAGGGCCTATCCAATCAATATCTGGAAGACTACGTTCAGGAAAACTTTTACCGCCCGCTTGGTATGCAGACTGCTGGTTACTTACCGCTGTATCGTTTCGGTAAAGAACGTATTATTCCTACTGAGGTAGACACCCTTTACCGCGATACGCTGCTGTTAGGTTACGTTCACGATCCCGGCGCGGCAATGGCAGGAGGGGTCTCGGGTCATGCAGGCCTGTTTTCTTCGGCTACAGATTTGGGTATTTATTACCAAATGTTACTAAACGGCGGTAGCTACGGCGGAAAGCAATACTTTAAACCCGAAACGGTTAAAGAGTTTACAGCTAAGCAGTCTGATAAGAGCAACCGAGGTTATGGTTTTGATCGCAAGCGGCCTAACAGCAGCTACCCATCCGCTTATGCCTCATTAAACACTTTCGGGCATACGGGTTATACCGGTACGCGCGTTTGGGTAGATCAGGACCAGAAACTGATATTTATTCTTTTAACCAACCGTGTTCATCCGGTAACGTCTCCATTACTATCTGACCTTGCTATCACACAACGAATTTTTGACGCGATATACAAGGCTTTTCACGTTAATAAGAAGCAGTAA